Proteins encoded by one window of Chroococcidiopsis sp. TS-821:
- a CDS encoding DapH/DapD/GlmU-related protein, producing MTTTDIKVHQQTSPYNSPWSFSERVGLLIWHICWTLFCSWTPKPLNSWRLLWLRLFGCKISGKPFVHQRARIQIPWNLSLGDRACLGDRANAYSLGLIEIKNAATVAQEAYLCTGTHDFSKPNLPLVTAKIIIEEDAFIGARAFIMPGIKIGKKVVVGACSVVTKDLPENTICVGQPCQPIKYRPTNDS from the coding sequence ATGACTACCACAGATATTAAAGTACATCAACAAACTTCTCCTTATAATTCACCTTGGTCTTTCTCAGAGCGAGTTGGTCTACTAATTTGGCATATTTGTTGGACACTTTTTTGTAGTTGGACTCCTAAACCCTTAAATTCATGGAGATTATTATGGTTACGTCTATTTGGATGTAAAATCTCTGGAAAACCTTTTGTTCATCAGCGGGCAAGAATTCAAATACCTTGGAATCTGAGTTTAGGCGATCGCGCTTGTCTTGGAGATAGAGCTAATGCTTATTCGTTAGGCTTAATCGAGATTAAAAATGCAGCTACCGTAGCTCAAGAAGCTTACCTTTGTACAGGAACTCATGATTTTTCCAAGCCAAATTTACCACTAGTAACTGCAAAAATAATCATTGAAGAAGATGCTTTTATTGGTGCTCGTGCTTTTATTATGCCTGGCATAAAAATCGGTAAAAAAGTAGTTGTTGGTGCTTGTTCTGTTGTGACAAAAGACCTTCCAGAGAACACAATTTGTGTAGGACAGCCATGTCAACCAATAAAGTATAGACCAACAAATGATAGTTAA
- a CDS encoding glycosyltransferase family 2 protein, protein MKKQIVLNNIVQAKHEYSKLVIIILTFNSENSIGEVVNSCYEIASKILVVDSYSSDNTVEIAKDLGCEVVQHEFENYSKQRNWAQSYASLSPEEWVLHIDSDEVVSPELASSIRTVMSSPDKEYDGYLVRRLSYFLGHPIRFGHINPSWHLRLYKAGKGICEDRLYDQHFIVPGKTGKLQGMLLDLQLTTIEKWTASHNKWSSAEALEFIYSRNVDKTQTLPASLQGDLRMQKRWLKNNLYYRSPVLLRAFAFFIYSYFLRLGFLDGKVGLIYHVLQAFWFRFLTDAKIVERQMSISKKDN, encoded by the coding sequence ATGAAAAAGCAAATTGTATTAAATAATATCGTGCAAGCAAAGCATGAATATTCAAAATTAGTAATCATTATTTTAACATTTAACTCAGAAAATTCAATTGGTGAAGTAGTAAATTCGTGTTACGAAATTGCTTCTAAGATTTTAGTAGTAGATTCTTATAGCTCTGACAATACAGTTGAAATTGCCAAAGATTTAGGTTGTGAAGTAGTACAACATGAATTTGAGAACTATTCTAAGCAAAGAAATTGGGCACAATCCTATGCATCATTATCTCCAGAAGAGTGGGTATTACACATAGATAGTGACGAGGTTGTATCTCCAGAATTAGCTAGTAGCATCCGTACAGTTATGAGTAGTCCCGATAAAGAATATGACGGATATTTAGTACGCAGACTCTCTTACTTTTTGGGTCATCCCATTAGATTTGGACATATTAATCCTAGTTGGCACTTAAGACTGTATAAAGCAGGAAAAGGAATTTGTGAAGATAGGCTTTACGACCAACATTTTATAGTTCCTGGTAAGACTGGTAAGTTACAAGGAATGCTTTTAGATTTACAGTTAACCACGATTGAAAAATGGACAGCCTCACATAATAAGTGGTCAAGTGCTGAGGCTTTAGAATTTATCTATTCTCGTAATGTTGATAAAACTCAGACACTTCCTGCTTCATTGCAGGGAGATTTAAGGATGCAAAAAAGATGGTTGAAGAATAACCTATACTATCGCAGCCCTGTTTTATTAAGAGCATTTGCGTTCTTTATTTATAGTTATTTTCTCCGCTTAGGATTCCTAGATGGAAAAGTAGGATTAATTTATCATGTATTACAAGCATTCTGGTTTAGGTTTTTGACAGACGCTAAAATTGTTGAGAGGCAAATGTCTATATCTAAAAAAGACAATTAA